The following coding sequences are from one Ovis canadensis isolate MfBH-ARS-UI-01 breed Bighorn chromosome 7, ARS-UI_OviCan_v2, whole genome shotgun sequence window:
- the CCDC32 gene encoding coiled-coil domain-containing protein 32 has protein sequence MKMFESIDSTTTRSGPDLWAEICSCLPHPDQEDSASNAFSDSFMDSYPAGTGQREAPHFAAQPAVKPWAPLQDSEVYLASLEKKLRRIKGLNQEVTSKDMLRTLAQAKKECWDRFLQEKLASEFFVDGLDSDESTLEHFKRWLQPDKVAISTEEVQYLIPPESQVEKPAPGDEPTAAEQ, from the exons atgaaaatgtttgaaagcATTGACTCTACAACCACAAGATCTGGCCCAGATCTTTGGGCTGAAATCTGTTCCTGCCTGCCACATCCTGACCAAGAGGACAGTGCCAGCAATGCCTTCTCAGACTCCTTTATGGATTCTTACCCTGCAGGCACAGGCCAGAGGGAGGCCCCACACTTTGCTGCACAGCCAGCTGTAAAGCCTTGGGCTCCCTTGCAGGATTCAGAAGTGTATTTAGCATCTTTAG aaaagaaactgagaagaATCAAAGGTTTAAATCAGGAAGTGACTTCCAAGGACATGCTTCGAACCCTGGCCCAAGCAAAGAAGGAATGCTGGGACCGGTTCCTCCAGGAGAAGTTAGCATCTGAGTTCTTTGTGGATGGACTTGATTCTGATGAGAG CACCTTGGAACATTTCAAGAGGTGGCTCCAGCCAGATAAGGTAGCCATCAGTACGGAGGAGGTCCAGTATCTGATTCCTCCAGAGTCACAGGTTGAGAAGCCAGCGCCCGGGGACGAGCCAACAGCAGCAGAACAATAA